Sequence from the Actinocatenispora sera genome:
GGCTCGCGAACTTCTTCCGCAGAAACGCCTCGGTGCCCTCGACCGACCGGTTGTACATCCAGGACAGCAGGCCCAGCGCGAACATGTTCTTGGACCGCTCGGCGTCCTTCTTGGAGATGTCGAAGCTCTCCAGCGCCTTCACGGTGAGCGAGGTCAGCGGCACCTCGTGCACCGCGTACGCGTCGAGGGTGCCGTCCTCGATCGGGCTGACGTCGTAGCCGACCTTGGCCAGGTTGCGCTTGGTGAACTCGTCGGTGTTGACGATGATCTCCGCCGCCCGCGGCACGTCGGCCAGGTTGGCCTTGAGCGCGGCCGGGTTCATCGCCACCAGCACGTTCGGCGCGTCGCCGGGGGTGAGGATGTCGTAATCGGCGAAATGCAGCTGGAAGCTGGACACACCGGGCAGGGTGCCGGCGGGGGCGCGGATCTCGGCGGGAAAGTTGGGCAACGTGGAGAGGTCGTTGCCGAGCTGCGCGGACTCGGCGGTGAACCGGTCCCCGGTGAGCTGCATTCCGTCGCCGGAGTCGCCGGCGAACCGGATGACCACCCGATCCAGTTGTCGGACCTGCTTGGCCACGGGCGGATTACCTCCATCTCGGCCGGGCCGGGGATCCGTGTTTCGGTGGGAGGACGGCCCGTTCCTCTTCCTGAGACCCTCACGGTGCCTCTACCGCTGATGCTACGTCGGCGGGGTAAGGGTGTCCTATCGCGGTGGTCACGTACTGGATATCCCACTAACCCCGATGGGTGCGGCCGTACGTCAGCGAATCGTCATCTTCTCGGGCCGTCCGTCCGGCCCGGACAGCGCAATGCTGGAACCATGACGCATCGGTACCTGCGGGCCGCCGGCGCCGGGATCGCGGCCGCGGCGGCCGCGGTCGGCGTCTCCGAACTCGCCGCGGCGTTCGTCCGGCCCGAGTCGGCCCCGGTCGCGGCGATCGGCGCCGCCGCGATCCAGCTCACCCCGGCCGCGGTGAAGGACTTCGCGGTCGGCACGTTCGGCACCAACGACAAGACCGCGCTGCTGGTCGGCATCTACCTGGTGCTCGCGCTGGCCGCCGCCGGCGTCGGCGTGCTCGCCGGCCGGTACCGCCGGGTCGGCGCGCTGTGCGTCGCCGGGTTCGGCGTGCTCGGCGTCGCCGCCGCGGTGACCAGGCCGGACGCCGGGATGCTCGATCCGCTGCCGTCGGTGCTGGCCGGCGCGGTCGGCGTCGGTGTGCTGCTGGTGCTGCTGCGGCCGCCGTCGGAGCTGAGCCCGGCGGGGTACGAGAGGCGCCGGTTCCTGTGGCTCGCCGGCGGGTCGGTGGTCGCGGCGGCCGGTGTCGGGTACGGCGGGCGTGCGTTGCAGCACAGCCGGTTCGCGGCGGCGCGGTCCCGGGCGGACATGGCGATCCCGCGACCGGCGAGCCCGGCCCCGGCGGTACCGGCCGGCACCGAGCTGGACGTGCCGGGACTGTCGCCGTGGCGTACCAGCAACTCGTCGTTCTACCGGATCGACACCGCGCTGACGATCCCGCAGGTGACGGCGGACGACTGGACGCTGCGCATCCACGGCCGGGTCGCGCATCCGCTGACCCTGAGCTACCGGCAACTGCTGGACCGGCCGCTGCTCGAGCGGGACATCACGCTGTGCTGCGTGTCCAACCCGGTGGGCGGGCCGTACATCGGCAACGCGCGGTGGGTCGGCGTGCGGCTGGCCGACCTGCTGCGCGAGGTGGGCGTCGACGACGCGGCCGACCAGCTGGTGAGCCGCTCCGCCGACGGGATGACCATCGGTACCCCGACCAAGACCGTGCTGGACGGCCGGGACGCGATGCTCGCGGTGGCGATGAACGGCGAGCCGCTGCCGGTCAAACACGGCTTCCCGGTGCGGATGGTGGTGCCCGGCCTGTACGGGTACGTGTCGGCCTGCAAGTGGCTGGTCGACCTGGAGCTGACCACGTTCGCCGACTACGACGCCTACTGGGTGCCGCGCGGCTACTCGGCGCGGGCGCCGGTCAAGACCGAGTCGCGCATCGACACCCCGCGCGACGGGACGAGCAAGGCCGCCGGCCGGGTGCAGGTCGCCGGCGTCGCCTGGGCCCAGCACACCGGCATCGCGCGGGTCGAGGTGCAGGTCGACGATGGTGCCTGGCACGACGCGAGGCTCGGCGACGAGCCGACCGCAGACACCTGGCGGCAGTGGGTGTACGGGTGGGACGCGTCGCCGGGCACGCACGTGCTGCGGGTCCGCGCCACCGACCGGTCCGGCTACCGGCAGACCTCCGATGAGGTCGGCGAGGTGCCGAACGGCGCCACCGGCTGGCACCAGGTCACCGTCACCATCCACTGACCTTCGCGCCGGCTCCGGTGGTGCGCGCTTGGTCACAGAGGTGCCCTGGGCTCTTGCTTTCTCGATCTAATCCAAAGATCTTTAGATTATGAGCGATAGCGAGAACGCGCCGCGCCGCGGCTCCTGGGGGGAGCTGCTGGGCCGCCGGTACCGCGGGGTCACCGTGGTGCTCAGCGGCGGCGTCGCGCTGTACGCGGTGAACGTCTACCTGACCACCAGCCTGCTGCCCAGCGCCGTCGACGACATCGGCGGGATGAGCCTCTACGCCTGGGTGATGACCTCGTTCCTGGTCGCCTCGGTGTTCACCTCGATGCTGGTCAGCCGCACCGTGAACCGCCGCGGGCCGCGCGCGTCGTACTGGCTCGCGCTGGCCCTGTTCGGCGCCGGCAGCCTGGTCGCGGCCCTCGCACCGGTGATGGCGGTACTGCTGCTCGGCCGGGTGCTGCAGGGCCTCGCCGGCGGGCTGCTCGCCGGGCTCGGCTTCGCCGTCGTCCGGCAGGCGCTGCCGAGCCACCTGTGGCAGCGCTCGCTCGGGCTGATGTCGGCGATGTGGGGCGTCGGCAACGTCCTCGGCCCGATCCTGGGCGGCGTGTTCGCCCAGTTCGGCCAGTGGCGGCTGGCGTTCGTCCTGCTCGCGGTCGCGGCCGGCGGCGTGGCGCTGCTGGTGCGCCGGTCCATGCCGGCCACCACCGGTACCGGCACCGTCGGACCGCTCCCGCTGGCCGCGCTGATCCTGCTGAGCCTCGCCGCCGCCGCGGTCAGCGTCGCCTCGGTGGTACCCGGCCGGTACGCCGCCGGCGGCCTGATCGTCCTCGCGGTACTGCTGGTCGTGGCGTTCCTGCTGCGTGAGCGGTCGGCGCGAGCCACCGTGCTGCCGGACGTCACGTACCGGCGTGGCGGCTGGCTCAAGTGGCTGTACCTGGCGGTCGCGGTGCTCGCCGTCGGCTCCACCGTGGAGACGTTCCTCCCGCTGTTCGGGCAGCGGATCGGGTCGCTGTCGCCGCTGCTCGCCGGGCTGCTCGGGGCGTCGCTGTCGTGGGGCTGGAGCCTCGCCCAGATCCTCTCCAGCGGCCTGACCGGGGAACGCGTCGCGCGGCTGCAGCGGCTCGCCGGCCCGCTGGTGCTCGGCGCCGGCCTCGCCGGGTACGCGCTGCTGCAGGCCACCGACCCGGGGCCGGGACGCATCGTGGCGTGGTTCGTGGTGCTGCTGGTCGCCGGTACCGGGATCGGCATGGCGTTCGCGCACTGGGTGCCGGCCGCGATGCGGGTCAGCCCGGACACCGCGGAGGGCAGCAAGGCCGCCGCCGGCGTCAACACCACCCAGCTGATCGCCAACTCGTTCGGTTCCGCGCTCGCCGGCCTGCTCGTCGAGCTGGGCGGCCCCGGCGTGCTCGGCTCGGCCCGGCTGCTCACCGGTGGGTACGCTGCGCTGTGCCTGGTCGGCGTCGTGGTCACCGCTGTCGCCCTGCGAACTGCGAGGAGGACCCGTGAGCCCGCATCCCGCGAGCGACTCACCGCGGCCGCCTGAACCCGCCGGCGAGCCGGGCCGGCCGTGGCTCGACTCGGGGGTGTACGAGCAGCTCGCCCGGCTCGGCAAGGCGCTGTCCAACCCGGGCCGGATCCGGCTGCTCGACGTGCTGCTGCAGGGCGAGCACACCGTCGAGGAGCTCGCCGCCGC
This genomic interval carries:
- a CDS encoding molybdopterin-dependent oxidoreductase, with the translated sequence MTHRYLRAAGAGIAAAAAAVGVSELAAAFVRPESAPVAAIGAAAIQLTPAAVKDFAVGTFGTNDKTALLVGIYLVLALAAAGVGVLAGRYRRVGALCVAGFGVLGVAAAVTRPDAGMLDPLPSVLAGAVGVGVLLVLLRPPSELSPAGYERRRFLWLAGGSVVAAAGVGYGGRALQHSRFAAARSRADMAIPRPASPAPAVPAGTELDVPGLSPWRTSNSSFYRIDTALTIPQVTADDWTLRIHGRVAHPLTLSYRQLLDRPLLERDITLCCVSNPVGGPYIGNARWVGVRLADLLREVGVDDAADQLVSRSADGMTIGTPTKTVLDGRDAMLAVAMNGEPLPVKHGFPVRMVVPGLYGYVSACKWLVDLELTTFADYDAYWVPRGYSARAPVKTESRIDTPRDGTSKAAGRVQVAGVAWAQHTGIARVEVQVDDGAWHDARLGDEPTADTWRQWVYGWDASPGTHVLRVRATDRSGYRQTSDEVGEVPNGATGWHQVTVTIH
- a CDS encoding MFS transporter, translated to MSDSENAPRRGSWGELLGRRYRGVTVVLSGGVALYAVNVYLTTSLLPSAVDDIGGMSLYAWVMTSFLVASVFTSMLVSRTVNRRGPRASYWLALALFGAGSLVAALAPVMAVLLLGRVLQGLAGGLLAGLGFAVVRQALPSHLWQRSLGLMSAMWGVGNVLGPILGGVFAQFGQWRLAFVLLAVAAGGVALLVRRSMPATTGTGTVGPLPLAALILLSLAAAAVSVASVVPGRYAAGGLIVLAVLLVVAFLLRERSARATVLPDVTYRRGGWLKWLYLAVAVLAVGSTVETFLPLFGQRIGSLSPLLAGLLGASLSWGWSLAQILSSGLTGERVARLQRLAGPLVLGAGLAGYALLQATDPGPGRIVAWFVVLLVAGTGIGMAFAHWVPAAMRVSPDTAEGSKAAAGVNTTQLIANSFGSALAGLLVELGGPGVLGSARLLTGGYAALCLVGVVVTAVALRTARRTREPASRERLTAAA